The DNA segment TTGTTTAGACTATACCGGTTTTCAAGACCGGAGCTATCAAccactcagccatctctccccgagacaatttctattttattcctACAAATGGAATATGACTATATGAGATGATACACTAACTATCTGTAGAAACATCCCAGATGCAAATCCATATTTCGATGTATCTATCTGTAGATTGTATACATATGATATATGCATGATCCAGTATTTCTGCTTGTGAAGTAAATACTAAACTCCCCTCGACTCCATGTCCGAATAAAATAAAGCGGTAAGGTAATAAGTTCTAAAGAATCAATTGATTCATGGTCAAATCCctacatgatgcattttattacaATTTTTACTAAGCGAGGGATCAAATGGTATAGTTCATTTGTTGGTAGCTTGGAGGATTACAAACATGACTATTGCTTTCCAATTAGCTGTTTTTGCATTAATTGCGACTTCATCAGTCTTACTGATTAGTGTACccgttgtatttgcttcttctgatggttggtcaagtaataaaaatattgtattttccggtacatcattatggattggattagtctttctggtagctatccttaattctctcatctcttgaacttattttgtatttccccgatccaaaaactccattccttctaccttctacttctaataaatttaataattcggattgtgagacacattaagattcaatctgagttccaaaaaaaattatatttcattcttgTATCTGAATATTTGGCCCTGTACATATGATCCAGAcgcatatatgatatatgatatatgtcaTATATGTGTGGACATATGCGTGCGTATCAGGAACGCAGAAAATGCGGATATGGTCGAATGGTAAAATTTCTCTTTGCCAAGGAGAAGATGCGGGTTCGATTCCGCTATCCGCCCACGGTGAAGTaatgtattatgataagataagagataaaatccaaaattaaattcgaactactaatgctaactaccccccctaatgctaactacccccccccaaaaaaatagttattaattagaattacacctaaaaagatctttttttttttacaaaaaaatgttGCGGAGACAGGATTTGAACCCGTGACCTCAAGGTTATGAGCCTTGCGAGCTACCAAACTGCTCTACTCCGCGCTGAAGAACCGGGAACTTATGTACGAAGAAAGATTGGATACGCCCCTCTACCATATCCGTACAAATAGAATAGTCTATTTATACAGAATGGTAAAGAGGGCTCCTCTATCTTCTATGATAATagatcatagagattcatacaaaagatcatagagattcatacaaatacgaAAGGATATTTTTCTCTTTACCAACTTGATCTTATTGCGCCCGGTAACAAACATGCATGAAACATTTCTCGAAGTATGTGTCCGGATAGCCCAAAGTCTCGATAGTTAGCTCTAGGTCTTCCAGTCAAAAAACAACGTCGATGGAGACGTATAGGTGCACTATTACGTGGTGGGGATTGCAATTTTCCATGAATTTCCCATTTTTCACTCAATGATGGAACtttgcttatttttttttttgaggatcgACGAATCAAATGATATTTCTGTTCCAATTTCTGCCGCTTCTTCTCCCTCTGAATCAAACTTTTTCTTGCCATAATATAATGTTCAGTTCCTATTATTATCAATGATACAGTTCGGATCCTAGATGTAAAAATATAAGAAGGTAGATCCTCCCTCTCCATCGAAACAAATGAGATTGTTGCTGATAcagtacataaaaaaaataataaataactaaattaaaattaaccaaATTTTCCTGATGTAGAGGCAATCAAGAAAGCTGCATAAGTGAATATATAGCCTACGGAAAAGTGGGCTAATCCAACCAATCTTGCTTGCACAATGGAAAGAGCCACTGGCTTATCTCTCCATCGAATCAAATTAGCCAAAGGTGTGCGTTCATGAGCCCATGCTAAAGTTTCAATCAATTCCTGCCAATATCCGCGCCaagaaattaaaaacataaatccAGTAGCCCAAACAAGATGTCCAAATAAGAACATCCACGCCCATACGGATAAACTATTCATACCAAAAGGATTATATCCATTGATAAGTTGTGAAGAGTTTAACCATAGATAATCTCTTAACCATCCCATTAAATAAGTGGAAGATTCATTAAATTGTGAAACGTTACCCTGCCATAAAGTGATGTGTTTCCAATGCCAATAAAAAGTAACCCACCCAATGGTATTTAACATCCAGAAAACTGCCAAATAAAATGCGTCCCAAGCAGAAATATCACAAGTACCGCCGCGTCCTGGGCCGTCGCAAGGAAAACTATAACCGAAATCCTTTTTATCTGGCATTAACTTGGAACCACGTGCATCTAAAGCACCTTTTACTAAAATCAGTGTAGTTGTATGCAAACCTAGAGCAATAGCATGATGAACCAAGAAGTCCCCAGGACCTATTGTTAAGAAGAGTGAATTACTATTCTCATTAACAGCATTCAACCAGCCCGGTAACCATATGCTTCGACCTGCATTGAATGCTGGGCCATTCGTTGAAGATAAGAGTACATCGAACCCATATGAAGTCTTACCATGAGCGGATTGTATCCATTGGGCAAATATAGgttcaatcaagatttgtttttCCGGAGTACCAAAAGCGAGCATAACATCGTTATGAACATAAAGGCCCAAGGTATGGAACCCAAGAAACAGGCTGGCCCAACTTAAATGAGATATGATAGCTTCTTTGTGGTCTAACATTCTTGCCAATACATTATCCTCATTCTGTTCTGGATTGTAATCTCTAATGAAGAATATAGCTCCATGAGCAAAGGCTCCTGTCATGataaaccctgcgatgtattggtgatGAGTATATAACGCAGCTTGAGTAGTAAAGTCTTGTGCTATGAATGCATAAGCAGGTAAAGAGTACATGTGTTGAGCTACTAAGGAAGTAATAACCCCTAAAGAGGCTAGAGCAAGACCTAATTGAAAATGAAGCGAATTATTGATTGTGTCATAAAGACCCTTATGCCCACGCCCTAATCGACCCCCTGGAGGAATATGTGTTTCTAAAAGATCTTTGATACTGTGCCCAATCCCGAAGTTAgttctatacatatgaccagcgatcaggaaaataaatgcaatagctaaatgatgatgagcaatatcggtcagccataAACTTTGCGTTTGTGGATGAAATCCACCGAGAAGGGTTAGAATGGCAGTTCCTGTTCCTTGGGAAGTACCAAATAAATGGCTACTCGAATCAGGGTTTTGGGCATAAAGATTCCACTGACCCGTAAAAAGTGGTCCCAACCCTTGAGGATAGGGTAATACATCTAAAAAATTATTCCATCTGACGTACTGTCCCCTGGATCCTGGAATAGCGACATGAACTAAATGTCCTGTCCAAGCCAAAGAACTCACTCCGAAAAGTCCTGAcaaatgatgatttagacgagATTCGGCATTTTTGAACCACGAAACGCTTGGTTTCCATTTTGGTTGTAAGTGTAACCAACCCGCTATTAAGGATAtagcagaaagaaataatagaaaaagagCTCCAGTATAAAGATCTTCATTAGTGCGTAATCCGATTGTATACCACCACTGATAAACGCCGGAATAAGCGATATTCACTGGACCGGTAGCACCTCCTCGAGTAAAGGCTTCTACAGCTGGTTGACCAAAATGAGGATCCCAAATTGCATGAGCAATAGGTCTTACATGTAAAGGGTCTTGTATCCATGACTCAAAATTTCCTTGCCAAGCTACATGAAAGAGATTTCCGGACGTCCACAGAAAGATTATTGCTAATTGCCCAAAGTGAGAAGCAAAAATGTTCTGATAAAGACGTTCCTCAGTAATATCATCATGACTCTCGAAGTCATGTGCGGTAGCAATACCAAACCAAATACGACGAGTAGTGGGGTCCTGAGCTAAGCCTTGGCTAAACCTCGGAAATCTTAATGCCATAATGCCTTTCAAATCCTCCTAGCCATTATCCTACTGCAATAATTCTTGCTAAGAAGAATGCCCATGTTGTGGCAATTCCACCCAGAAGGTAATGGGTTACTCCTACAGCACGTCCTTGTACAATGCTCAAGGCTCTAGGCTGAGTAGCAGGAGCAACTTTTAATTTGTTATGAGCCCAAACGATGGATTCAATGAGTTCTTGCCAATAACCACGGCCACTGAATAGAAACATTAAACTGAAAGCCCAGACAAAATGAGCACCTAAGAAAAAGAGACCATATGCAGATAATGAAGAACCATAAGACTGAATTACCTGAGATGCCTGTGCCCATAAGAAATCTCGAAGCCACCCATTAATAGTAATGGAACTCTGCGCAAAGTTTCCTCCTGTAATATGAGTTACTACCCCTTGATCACTTATAGTACCCCAAACATCCGACTGCATTTTCCAACTGAAATGGAAAATAACTACGGAAATCGCATTGTACATCCAGAATAGACCTAAGAAGACATGATCCCAGGCAGATACTTGACATGTCCCCCCTCTTCCAGGTCCATCACAAGGAAAACGAAAACCAAGATTTGCTTTATCAGGTATCAAACGGGAACTGCGAGATAGAACACCTTTCAGTAGTATCAATACAGTCACGTGGATCGTAAATGCATGAATATGATGGACTAAGAAGTCTGCGGTTCCTAATGGAATAGGTAACAAAGCTACTTTGCCGCCTACTGCTACCAACTCACCACCTCCCCAAGTTAAGCTGGTACTTGCTGTTGCACCAGGAGCTGTTATGCCGGGTGCTAAAGCATGGGTGTTTTGTACCCATTGAGCAAAGATGGGTTGTAATTGTATAGCGGTATCTGAAAACATATCTTGTGGACGCCCTAAAGCGCTCATGGTATCATTATGAATATACAAGCCAAAACTGTGAAAACCCAGAAATATACATGCCCAGTTAAGATGTGATATGATTGCATCGCGGTGTCTAAGGACACGATCTAATAGATCGTTGTATCGAGTAGTTGGATCGTAATCTCTTACCATAAAAATTGCTGCATGTGCAGCAGCACCAACTATGAGAAACCCACCGATCCACATGTGATGTGTGAACAACGAAAGTTGTGTACCATAGTCAATAGCTAGGTATGGATAGGGAGGCATGGAATACATATGGTGAGCTACAATAATGGTTAAAGAGCCTAACATAGCCAGGTTAAGAGATAATTGAGCATGCCACGACGTTGTTAGGATTTCATAGAGTCCTTTATGGCCCTGGCCTGTAAATGGACCTTTATGAGCCTCTAAAATGTCTTTAATGCTATGACCAATGCCCCAGTTGgttctatacatatgaccagcgatcaggaaaagaattgcaatagctaaatgatggtgtgcaatatcggtcagccatagaccacctgttattgggtccaatcctccgcgaaaagtaagaaattccgcgtattttgaccaattcaaggtgaaaaagggggttgctccctcggcaaaactgggataaagttgagccaaaaggtcccgattcaagataaattcatgaggaagcggtatctctttaggatcaactccagcgtcgagaaattggttaatcggtaaagatacatggatttggtgtcccgcccaagaaagagacccaagtcctagtaaccccgctaagtggtgatttaacatagattctacatcttggaaccaagccaatttgggggcgggctttgtgataatggaaccaaccagcaaaaagcattaacgatgcaaagaccaatgcgccaatggcggtacaatagagttgtaattcactagttattccagatgctcgccaaatctgaaaaaacccggaggttatttgtattcctcggaaacctccacccacatcaccattcaatatttcttgacctactattggccaaactacctgggcactgggtgcaatgtgagtaggatcacttagccatgcttcataattggaaaaacgagcgccatggaagtacatgccactcagccaaagaaagataatggagagttgaccaaaatgagcactaaatacttttcgagagatctcctccaaatcactggTATGACTATCGAAATCGTGAGCATCAGCATGTAGGTTCCAGATCCAAGTGGTAGTATCAGGGCCCTTAGCTATTGTTCTTGAGAAATGGCCGGGTCTGGCCCATTCCTCGAAAGACGTTTTTTATGGGATCCCTATCTACAACAATTTTCACTTCTGGTTCCGGCGAACGAATAATCATTAAGTCCTCCTCTTTCCGGACAACACATACAAAGAGACCCGCCAACAGTTTTTAGTGAACCTCTGAAAGATagctattttatttatgttatgattagtacctttctttcctatctcccatccatctattttatttagttattcactagAGCAATTATGATATTGAAGTCAATCCGAGGCAAGTGTTCGGATCTATTATGACATAACGATTAGGTGCCCAACGGACCCCTTTTCTCTTGGAAAGTCCTTTCCCAGCATGacgaaaaaactatttttttgtgcaaactagtgtacttatatctgaatgtataaatacctatatgaatctacttccaatacctatatgaatctacttccatggaatatcttattactttactCTAAATTAAATCACAAGACCATTCATTAGAATTAATAAGATCCATTCCTATATCTTATCTGTATTTAGTCATTCGAAGGTACCTTTTATTAGCTTTATTAGTTTTATTCTATACTGTATTCGGATCATTTATCCCTACGAGATACCATACAATGATTTTAGAAGGAAGGGATATAATAAAATTCTTGATTGGATCTTTTCATGGGAACGatctattttatttgattgatggatccaacaactaattttaatgaattaaaaaagagagtggttttattcgaaacgcctcgtgatcttcaaccaattatgtgcttcaatataATTACCTGGACTAAGCGCTATAGCTTGTTTCCAATACTCAGCAGCTTGCGAACCAAGCCTCCGCAATTTCAGAATCACCCTGTAGAATGGCCTGTTCTCCCCGGTCGGAATAGGTGGTTCCTTCCCTTAGAACCGTACTTGAGAGTTTCCTACCTCATACGGCTCGGCAATCGATTCTTTTTACTTGCGCCCCATCTTAATCTACCCTATGCTAACTGAATTAGATTTGTCATAAATGTATCCCCTTTTTCCCATTTTTGTTGGGTTAGCCAGAAGAAGTTAATTACATAAGTTTAAAACTCTAATTTTTTGATCAATAACAAGTTTTGTCTTTTCTCCCACCTTCAGAAGAATGAAGCATAGATCGCCCCTATATCCTATAGATAGTGTTTATATAGTGTTAGAATTTTCTGAAAGGTAACTATCTCGGtttcatatatgaaatttatatagatatagaatctttgaaaaagactttcctccataagataagaaaaaagaacttactatctttgggatctgatgctacaccgctgctcaatactttagtggatcgactctattacataagttgattcctaacttttatcccgtattatggcataagtaagcagaagcagttcttaactctatcgacccaatagtttgttaattgatctttacggtgctttctctatcaattcaatcctttatccatagagtatagtatataggctgtatctatttcttcctattttggttctcgtgaagtctctttatttgctacagctgataaaaatcgttgctttagacgatgcatatgtagaaagcctattttttctagtctttactagtcgattggatctttttttccttctttctatagTGGAGATAGTCGCACGTAATGACAGATCACGGCCATATTATTAAAAGCTTGTGGTAAGAATGGGTTTCGCTCTAGTGCCCggaaataatattccaaagccttTGTATGCTCTCCGTTGCTTGTGTGTATAAGGCCTATGTTATAGAGTATATAACTTCGATCATAGGGATCAATTTCTGGTCGCGTAGCTTCATAATAATTCTGTAAAGCTTCCGCATAATTTCCTTCGGATTGAGCCAACATCCGTTACGGTCGTTCATTCTATTCAAAGAATCTCCGTTCCAGAACCGTACGTGAGATTTTCATTTCATACGGCTCCTCCCTTCTGTGCATAGTACTAAAGGAAATAATCCATGGAATTAAaatttcactattctcattatgaatttcactattctcattatgaactgacaggagctggtatttttacaagaaatttctagCCAGCCTTCCCGCAAGAGTTTTTTTCTTAACACCAATCGTATTAGTGCTAGATGGAAATGGTAACTCCAACAATTTCTTTGTCCTCAACGCCCCCTATTTCCAGGAATTAGTCACTTCAactatctttgatggttatacGGGTACCCAAAGTACGAACGAGATGGATGTTTGTTGTCCCAAC comes from the Musa acuminata AAA Group cultivar baxijiao unplaced genomic scaffold, Cavendish_Baxijiao_AAA HiC_scaffold_708, whole genome shotgun sequence genome and includes:
- the LOC135663371 gene encoding photosystem I P700 chlorophyll a apoprotein A2; this encodes MALRFPRFSQGLAQDPTTRRIWFGIATAHDFESHDDITEERLYQNIFASHFGQLAIIFLWTSGNLFHVAWQGNFESWIQDPLHVRPIAHAIWDPHFGQPAVEAFTRGGATGPVNIAYSGVYQWWYTIGLRTNEDLYTGALFLLFLSAISLIAGWLHLQPKWKPSVSWFKNAESRLNHHLSGLFGVSSLAWTGHLVHVAIPGSRGQYVRWNNFLDVLPYPQGLGPLFTGQWNLYAQNPDSSSHLFGTSQGTGTAILTLLGGFHPQTQSLWLTDIAHHHLAIAFIFLIAGHMYRTNFGIGHSIKDLLETHIPPGGRLGRGHKGLYDTINNSLHFQLGLALASLGVITSLVAQHMYSLPAYAFIAQDFTTQAALYTHHQYIAGFIMTGAFAHGAIFFIRDYNPEQNEDNVLARMLDHKEAIISHLSWASLFLGFHTLGLYVHNDVMLAFGTPEKQILIEPIFAQWIQSAHGKTSYGFDVLLSSTNGPAFNAGRSIWLPGWLNAVNENSNSLFLTIGPGDFLVHHAIALGLHTTTLILVKGALDARGSKLMPDKKDFGYSFPCDGPGRGGTCDISAWDAFYLAVFWMLNTIGWVTFYWHWKHITLWQGNVSQFNESSTYLMGWLRDYLWLNSSQLINGYNPFGMNSLSVWAWMFLFGHLVWATGFMFLISWRGYWQELIETLAWAHERTPLANLIRWRDKPVALSIVQARLVGLAHFSVGYIFTYAAFLIASTSGKFG
- the LOC135663375 gene encoding photosystem I P700 chlorophyll a apoprotein A1-like is translated as MSALGRPQDMFSDTAIQLQPIFAQWVQNTHALAPGITAPGATASTSLTWGGGELVAVGGKVALLPIPLGTADFLVHHIHAFTIHVTVLILLKGVLSRSSRLIPDKANLGFRFPCDGPGRGGTCQVSAWDHVFLGLFWMYNAISVVIFHFSWKMQSDVWGTISDQGVVTHITGGNFAQSSITINGWLRDFLWAQASQVIQSYGSSLSAYGLFFLGAHFVWAFSLMFLFSGRGYWQELIESIVWAHNKLKVAPATQPRALSIVQGRAVGVTHYLLGGIATTWAFFLARIIAVG